In Archocentrus centrarchus isolate MPI-CPG fArcCen1 chromosome 22, fArcCen1, whole genome shotgun sequence, one DNA window encodes the following:
- the LOC115772590 gene encoding protein L-Myc-1b-like: protein MDIDYFFNCFDIEEDFYKSTAPSEDIWKKFELLPTPPMSPTRTLNGVSLLHSPGDKLSGFSKMLGQEDDYEGQFIPDTKDLFGNLSSHIIQDCMWSSFSASKQLEKVNVRTPAAGQTVVPPVPQISARSNKAQCVSPGGPISIKATDFVDPAAVLTFPTSSCRKPASSGSESRSDSSDDEEEIDVVTVENKQNKQNRARLVNVRKPVTITVREDSCPKRFHMSVHRQQHNYAARSPDSEPEPEEEDEEEEDEYEEEPPSKRTFIASSHQPGAHVSQPSSPSETSHNSDTDDTDRRRNHNFLERKRRNDLRSRFLALRDQIPGLEAAKTPKVAILTQATEYLMELHSREKRQQQEKKRLRSRQQQLLRRLSELKRF, encoded by the exons ATGGACATCGACTATTTTTTCAATTGTTTCGATATTGAAGAGGATTTTTACAAGTCAACCGCACCAAGCGAGGACATATGGAAAAAGTTCGAGCTGCTGCCTACCCCTCCCATGTCTCCCACCCGGACTCTAAACGGCGTTTCGCTCCTCCACTCGCCGGGAGACAAGCTAAGCGGGTTTTCCAAAATGCTGGGTCAGGAGGACGACTACGAGGGTCAGTTCATCCCCGACACTAAGGATTTATTTGGTAACCTTAGCTCCCACATCATTCAGGACTGCATGTGGAGTAGCTTCTCTGCCAGTAAGCAGCTGGAGAAGGTCAACGTGAGAACGCCAGCTGCGGGGCAGACCGTTGTTCCCCCCGTTCCCCAGATCTCCGCAAGATCGAACAAAGCGCAGTGCGTCTCACCCGGTGGCCCGATCTCCATCAAAGCGACAGATTTCGTCGACCCCGCTGCTGTCCTCACCTTCCCTACAAGTAGCTGCAGGAAACCGGCGTCGTCTGGCTCTGAGTCCCGCTCTGATTCCTCTG ATGATGAAGAGGAAATTGATGTAGTCACTGTGGAGAACAAACAGAACAAGCAGAACCGGGCGCGACTGGTGAACGTCCGAAAACCAGTCACCATCACGGTCCGTGAAGACTCCTGCCCCAAACGTTTTCACATGTCTGTCCACCGACAGCAGCACAACTATGCCGCACGCTCCCCAGACAGTGAGCCAGAAccggaggaggaggatgaagaggaggaggatgaataTGAAGAAGAGCCTCCAAGCAAGCGTACCTTTATAGCATCCAGTCATCAGCCAGGTGCTCATGTCTCCCAGCCATCATCCCCCTCAGAAACTTCACATAACTCAGACACAGATGACACGGATCGCAGGCGGAACCACAACTTTcttgagaggaagaggaggaatgacCTCAGATCTCGTTTCCTCGCCCTACGGGATCAGATTCCCGGCCTGGAGGCGGCCAAGACCCCGAAGGTGGCTATCCTGACCCAGGCAACAGAGTACCTCATGGAGTTGCACAGCAGGGAGAAAcggcagcagcaggagaagaaACGCCTCAGAtccagacagcagcagcttcttcGCAGGTTATCTGAACTAAAGCGCTTTTGA